The following are encoded in a window of Massilia sp. R2A-15 genomic DNA:
- a CDS encoding formyltransferase family protein, protein MKCALVGSRFFAASVFEALRKEEGIEFTSIVAPAEDDRLAVAARAAGIPVHVLANPRIVPAEAIAEGTDLIIAAHTHARVSDGALARARLGGVGYHPSLLPRHRGIAAVEWTILEGDPVAGGSVYHLADGWDAGAIAAQDWCFVLKGETARELWERALAPMGIALLSKVVRQARDEGAVPSFPQDPRFATKAMMIKRSLVLTEEETPAHASLVVTVMGPDRHGIVNLLADRAQRYNANWASSRMTRLAGEFAGTVHFEVPHEHADALADSLRQLESSGLKVVVASSAGAIVPDALRGFELELVGEDRVGIVSRLTRMLAERGISIENLHTEILRSGVSGKQTFKIGAHLLVPAGLPVDGLRAELGALASEMMVDIALDERRAAGVRQP, encoded by the coding sequence ATGAAATGCGCTTTGGTAGGCTCCCGTTTCTTTGCCGCTTCGGTGTTCGAGGCGCTGCGCAAGGAAGAGGGCATCGAATTCACCAGCATCGTCGCACCCGCCGAGGATGACCGCCTGGCCGTCGCCGCGCGCGCCGCCGGAATCCCCGTCCATGTTCTCGCCAATCCCCGCATCGTCCCCGCGGAAGCCATCGCCGAAGGCACCGACCTGATCATCGCCGCCCACACGCACGCGCGCGTGAGCGACGGCGCGCTGGCGCGCGCGCGCCTCGGCGGCGTCGGCTATCACCCCTCGCTGCTGCCGCGCCACCGCGGCATCGCCGCCGTCGAATGGACCATCCTCGAAGGCGACCCGGTCGCCGGCGGTTCGGTCTACCACCTGGCCGACGGCTGGGACGCCGGCGCCATCGCCGCCCAGGACTGGTGCTTCGTACTCAAGGGCGAGACCGCGCGCGAACTATGGGAACGCGCGCTGGCGCCGATGGGCATCGCGCTGCTGTCGAAAGTGGTGCGCCAGGCCCGCGACGAGGGCGCCGTTCCGTCCTTCCCGCAGGATCCGCGCTTCGCCACCAAGGCCATGATGATCAAGCGTTCGCTGGTGCTGACCGAGGAAGAAACGCCGGCGCACGCGTCGCTGGTGGTGACCGTGATGGGCCCTGACCGGCACGGCATCGTCAACCTGCTGGCCGACCGCGCCCAGCGCTACAACGCCAACTGGGCGTCCAGCCGCATGACTCGCCTCGCGGGCGAATTCGCCGGCACCGTGCATTTCGAAGTCCCCCACGAACACGCCGACGCGCTGGCCGATTCGCTGCGCCAGCTCGAGTCGAGCGGGCTGAAAGTGGTGGTCGCCAGCAGCGCCGGCGCCATCGTGCCCGACGCGCTGCGCGGCTTCGAGCTGGAACTGGTCGGCGAGGACCGCGTCGGCATCGTCAGCCGCCTGACCCGGATGCTCGCCGAGCGCGGCATCAGCATCGAGAACCTGCATACCGAGATCCTGCGCAGCGGCGTCTCGGGCAAGCAGACATTCAAAATCGGCGCGCACCTGCTGGTGCCGGCCGGACTGCCGGTGGACGGCCTGCGCGCCGAACTGGGCGCGCTGGCCAGCGAAATGATGGTCGATATCGCACTGGACGAACGGCGCGCCGCCGGCGTCCGCCAACCCTAA